CCACACCGCGGTCGATGGATAGCAGTCGGTCCGTGGGACCGGGCTGTTGTGGGGTGAGCTCTTCCGTCGAGATGATCTGATTGAGGAGCAGCGCGAAGCCACCGGAGATGCTCAAGATGCCGCCGTCGAGCAAGGGATCCGCGATGAACCGCGCGCGCCCCTCGGGCGGAGGCTCCAGCGTCTTGGGCTTCAGCGGTTTGTCTTCCGCCCGGGCGGAGGCGGCGAGGACAAGGGGGAACAGGGCTGCCGAAATGATCGAGATACGCAATGACTGATCCAGGTCTCACTTGGGGATGGGTTTGACCACGACCTCCTTGAGATCGCGCCGGAACGCCTTGTAGCGCTCGACGTATTTGTCGCTGACGTCCTTGTCGTCCAGCAGGTCCTTCTTCTCGCCGGGGTCGGTCGCCAGATCGTACAGAGCCATCGGGCGGCCCAGGCTGCCGACCAGCTTCTTGTCGTCCTCGATGAACGCCTGGCGCTCGCCGTTGTTGGGACCTGCGCTCATGTCCACGAACACGATGCGAGGCTTGAGCTCGTGCCCCGGCGGGATCATCACGTCGTACAGGAGCGAGTGACCGCTGATGAAATCGGTTCCCTCCCCGCTGGGCGGCGGAAGCTCGAACAGGTCCAGGATCGTGGGCACCACGTCGATGGCGCTGCGCCGCACCTTCACCCGTCGCGGCGCCGCCCCTGGAACGTGAACGATGAACGGTACGCGCACCAGCTCTTCCCAGATCTCGAAGCCGTGACGGATCATGCCGTGCTCGGCGAAGGCCTCGCCGTGGTCGCTGGTGAACAGGATCGCGGTGCGCTTGCCGTAGGGCTGCTTGGCGACGAAATCGAGCACGCGCCCGACCTGCTGGTCCACGAAGGCCAGCTCACTGTCGTAGGCGTCGCGGCTCTTGGGCCCGAAATCGAAGCCCTCGTGCCGCACGTACTCCGCGTGCGGGTCCACGTAGTGGGCCCACAAGAAGAAACGCTTGTCGGTGTTCTCCGCCTTGCCGAGCTCGTCCAAGACGGCGTCGCTCACCTTGTCGGCGGTGACGGTGCGGTCGCCCTCCATCTGAATGGCCTTGGGGGCGGCGCTGTGATCCACCACGTCGAAGCCCCGCTCGAAGCCGACCCCCGGCTGGAAGAAGTACCAGTAGCCCTGCACGCTGATGGTGCGGATGCCGGCCTTCTGCAGGCGCTCTTGCACGAAGGTGTCTTCCGGGCCGAAGCGATTGAAGTGGCTCCAGCCGCGGTGCGTCTCGCTCGGATACTTGCCAATCAACATCGGCGGCAAGCTCTTGGCGGTGTAAGACGCGAGGGAGTAGGCCTTCTCGAACACCACGCTCTGCTTCGCGAGCTTGTCGATGTTGGGCGTGATGTTCCGCTCGTAGCCCATGTACCCGAGATCGAAGCGCATGGTGTCCACGGTGATGAGCACCACGTTCAGATCCTTCGGTAGCTTTTGGGCGACCCAGGCCTTCTTGTCCTTGGGCTCCTCTACCTCCGGCGTCGAGAGCTTCAGCTGGCGGGCGTCCTTACCGGAGCAGTCCTCGTCCACGCCGTTTTCCGGCACGTCGTCCGCACCCGGGCTGATGGCGGGATCGGCGTCGTTGCAATCACCGCCGCCGAAGCGCCCGCTGAAGCCGTCGTGATCGCGATCCGTGAGCTTGCGCAGCCGCGCGAGGGCCAGCTTGCCGAGGGGCGCGCCCCGCTCGGCGGCGAGAGCCACCTGGCGCTCGGCGAGGCCGGCACCGGCGCTGTACAGCGTGGTGGCGCCCATGAGCAGCGCGACGCCAAGGGCGGCGACGGCGGGCACGCGGCGCAAGGCCGCGGGCAGCAGATACGCCCCCGCCGCGATCAACAGCAATAGCCCCGGCCCTCGCAGATCCAACTCCGGACGCTTGAGCACGCCGAACAGCGCGAGGGTGCCACCGGCGCCGCTGGTGGTGCCCGTGACGACGGCGTAGGCGATGAACAGGGCGGCGACGGCGACACCCAGCCCCAGACTCACGGCCGGCGCCGGGAGCTTGTCGGCCGCGACGCGGGTCAGACCCCGGGCGGCGCCCAGGGCGACGACGCCCACGCCGAGGGCCGCAAACAGCGCGCCCAGGGCGATGGCCGCACCCCCGGCGGCCGCAGTGATGTCCGCCGCGAGGCCTCGGGTGGCGAGGGCGGCCGTGGCCACCAACCACAGCGCCGCGAATGGCGGCGCCAACAGCGCCAGGGCGCTGTCTTCGGGATGAAGCGACGCCTTCAGCCGCCGCCACGACGGGGGCGCCGCGGGGTGCAAGAACCACGAGCCCACCCCCACCGCGATCCCGACCGCAAAGGCGATGGGCCACACCAGGCCCGCGTCGCCGGCGAAGACGCGCCCGAACCCCTCACCCGCCTGCGCGGCCGCCCAGCGCGCGTCGAGAGCCGCCGCCACCAGTCCGACCAACGTCGCGCCCAGGGTCGCCCGCGCCGTGCGCAGGAACAGCTCCTTCGCGCCGAGCTTGGGCGAAGCTTCGGCCACCGCCGCTGACTCGTTCATTCCTTCGGCTCTCTCTTCTTCGCTCGTCGCGCCAGGGGGTGGGCGCGATCGTAGACACCCAGCAGTTGGTCGAGGGAGACGTGGGTGTAGCGTTGAGTCGTCGACAAGCTGGAGTGTCCGAGCATTTCTTGAATCGCGCGCAGGTCCGCTCCCCCCTCTAGCATGTGGGTGGCGCAGGAGTGACGCAGAGCGTGGGGGTGGAGATCCGGACGACCGGCGCCGAGCGCACCATAGCGCTGCACCAGGGTCTGCAGCCGCCGCACGCCAAGGCGACGACCGCGACGACCGAGCAACAGCGCTCGCGGATCCTGTGCGCCCGTCTTGGGGTGACGCAATTCGCCCCGCCGCGAGAGGTAGGCCAGCACCGCTTCGCGGGCCTTGCTGCCGAGGGGAACGATGCGCTCCTTTCGTCCCTTGCCCAGCACGCGCAGCTGGTCTTCCTCCAGTGACACGTTCTCCACATCCAGCGCCGCGAGCTCGCTCACCCGGAGCCCTCCGCCATAGAGAAGCTCCAGCGCCAGCGCATCCCGCAGCGCCTCCACCTCAGGGCGGCCCGTGAGCTGGTGCGGTGCGTCCATCACCTCCGCAGCCGCGTCCGCGGACAAGAAGCCTGGCAGCTTGCGGCGGATCTTCGGGCTCGCGAGCAGCGCCGCGGGGCTCTCCCGCAATACGCCCTCGCGCTCGAGGTAGCGGCAGAACGCGCGCACCGCCGCCAGCTTGCGGGCGATGCTGGTAGCGGAGCGCGTGCGCGCCAGATCCCCGAGCCAGCCCCGCAAGCTGAGCTTGTTCATGTCGGCGACGCCCACCGGTCGGTCGAGACGCTCGCGCAAGAAGCTCGCGAGCTGTTCGAGATCGCGACGATAGGCCTTCACGGTGTGGGGCGACGAGCGGCGCTCGCCGGAGAGGAACTCGGCAAAGCGATCGATGCGCCGCGCGAAGTCGTCCGCGCTCACGCCTTCCATACCGCCACCGTCCAGCAGGCTGCTCCCAGCAACGCGAGCGCGAGCCCCAGCTTGGCGCGACCGATCACGATGCGGCCGTCCGGCGTCACGCCGCGTAGCGCGACGAGCCCGAGCCCGAGAAGAGCGGACACGAAGCCGAGCACCAGCGCGATCAACCAGGGCGCCCCGGGGGCGTCGTCGCGGCCGAGCTCCGCCCGCGCCCGCTCCAAGGCCGCCTTCCTGTCCCCCGCCGTGGAGCGATCCCCTTCGCTCACGGCGAGCCGAGCCAGCGCTTCGTTGGCGCGGGCGAGGTGCGCCCGCTCCGGGATCCACAGGTGCCGGGTCTCCAGCGCCGCCCCGCGGATCGCGCGCCACGCGGACTCCGCCTCGCGGCGATCGCCCGCGGCCTCGGCGCCCACGGCAATGGCCGTGAGCCGCGCGTAGGCCTTGGGCACGTGGGGCGCGCCCGGCGCGTACAGCACCGCGGCGCGCCGCGCGTGCTCCGTCGCGCCGTGGAGATCCCCCTGGTCGAAAGCCGCGTCCGACTCCGCGAGCTCCCGCCGTCCCTCGAGCATCGCCCGCGCCGTCAAGGCGGCCAGGGCGAGCACGATCACCAGCAGTGAAAGGGCGATGGTCCGCAGCACCCGGCTCATAGGAAATCACGCCGTCGGAAGATGAGGCTGGCCACGGAAAGGAGCCCCACGGCCCAGGCCAAGGCCTGCGCCAGGGCCAGGAGCAGGTAGTCCCCGAGGGGGGTGGTCGAGATCTCGCCGGTGAGCAGCGGCCGGGGCGGCACGTACAGCATCAGGTTGGGGACGATCTTGCTCAGCACCTCCCCCAGCGTCTGCACCGTGGGACCGAACACCCGCGGCGGCAGGTGCGCCAAGGTGTCGGCGCTGCGCCCCACCAAGAACACGCTGAAGGTGAACACGGCGGTGAGAAACGGCGACGAGAAGGACGCGAACACGGTGGCGATGGCCGCCACCACCGTCACCTCGCACAGCGTGAGGGCCGCCGAGCCCAAGATCACGCGGCGATCGTCCGGCGCCCCGGAGCTCAGCCAATAGCCGGCGGCGAGCAGCAGCAGCGCCCACGGGATGGGCAACGCCGTACGCCAGCGCGGCAAGCGCCAGGCGACCAGCCCGAGGACCGCGGTGCAGCCGAGCCCGACCCCCACCACCAGACCGAGGGAGCGATCCGTCAGCCGCCCCAGGGCCAAGAGCAGCGCGCCGGCATTGGCGGCGATGAACACTCCCAGCGTGAGCACGGTCCCGGCGTACTTCCCCACCAGGTATTCGCTGCGGCGCAGGGGCCGCGCCAGGATCGGGAAGATCGTCTTCAGCTCCAGCTCGCGATAGAGCGAGGTCG
This window of the Polyangiaceae bacterium genome carries:
- a CDS encoding tyrosine recombinase XerC, which gives rise to MEGVSADDFARRIDRFAEFLSGERRSSPHTVKAYRRDLEQLASFLRERLDRPVGVADMNKLSLRGWLGDLARTRSATSIARKLAAVRAFCRYLEREGVLRESPAALLASPKIRRKLPGFLSADAAAEVMDAPHQLTGRPEVEALRDALALELLYGGGLRVSELAALDVENVSLEEDQLRVLGKGRKERIVPLGSKAREAVLAYLSRRGELRHPKTGAQDPRALLLGRRGRRLGVRRLQTLVQRYGALGAGRPDLHPHALRHSCATHMLEGGADLRAIQEMLGHSSLSTTQRYTHVSLDQLLGVYDRAHPLARRAKKREPKE
- a CDS encoding sulfatase-like hydrolase/transferase, which translates into the protein MNESAAVAEASPKLGAKELFLRTARATLGATLVGLVAAALDARWAAAQAGEGFGRVFAGDAGLVWPIAFAVGIAVGVGSWFLHPAAPPSWRRLKASLHPEDSALALLAPPFAALWLVATAALATRGLAADITAAAGGAAIALGALFAALGVGVVALGAARGLTRVAADKLPAPAVSLGLGVAVAALFIAYAVVTGTTSGAGGTLALFGVLKRPELDLRGPGLLLLIAAGAYLLPAALRRVPAVAALGVALLMGATTLYSAGAGLAERQVALAAERGAPLGKLALARLRKLTDRDHDGFSGRFGGGDCNDADPAISPGADDVPENGVDEDCSGKDARQLKLSTPEVEEPKDKKAWVAQKLPKDLNVVLITVDTMRFDLGYMGYERNITPNIDKLAKQSVVFEKAYSLASYTAKSLPPMLIGKYPSETHRGWSHFNRFGPEDTFVQERLQKAGIRTISVQGYWYFFQPGVGFERGFDVVDHSAAPKAIQMEGDRTVTADKVSDAVLDELGKAENTDKRFFLWAHYVDPHAEYVRHEGFDFGPKSRDAYDSELAFVDQQVGRVLDFVAKQPYGKRTAILFTSDHGEAFAEHGMIRHGFEIWEELVRVPFIVHVPGAAPRRVKVRRSAIDVVPTILDLFELPPPSGEGTDFISGHSLLYDVMIPPGHELKPRIVFVDMSAGPNNGERQAFIEDDKKLVGSLGRPMALYDLATDPGEKKDLLDDKDVSDKYVERYKAFRRDLKEVVVKPIPK